The sequence ATATATAGTGGAGGGTACAGAGGGTTAGCTTCGCCTGGAAAAGATATATGGAGTTGTGATGAAAAAGACACTGTTCGACCCGGTTCATATCGGGAGCATGGAGCTTTGCAACAGGTTTGTGCGCAGTGCCACATGGGAAGGCATGTGTGATGAACATGGCCGTCCTACTGCCCGGCTGGCGGAACTCTACCGGGAAATGGCCCAGGGGGGAGTGGGACTGATCATAACCGGCTATACCGTGGTTCATCCCAGGGGACGTCAGATGACCGGTGCGATAGGGGCCTGTTCCGACAAACAGATCCCCGTGCTCAGCACTCTTACTGAGGCGGTGCACGGGGCCGGCGGCAAGCTTATGGCCCAGCTCTTTCACGCAGGAGCCCAGACCTCTGTCCGGACAATAGGGGAACCCCCTGTCGGACCTTCCCAGGTGGAAAGTCCGTTTTATTCAGGTGTTCCAGAGGCTATGACAATGGGCCAGGTCGATGAGGTTGTGACCTCTTTTGGCCAGTCGGCCCGCAGGGCCAGAGAAGCAGGGTTCGACGGAGTCCAGCTGCACGGTGCCCACGGATATCTCATTAACCAGTTCCTCTCCCCCCTCACAAACGTGAGAACCGACAAGTACGGCGGTTCTTTAAACAACAGGTTCCGTTTCCTCGAGGAGGTCTATCGGTCCGTGAGAGAGCAGGTTGGTCCGGATTTTCCTGTAGCTATCAAACTCACTGGTTCTGACAACCTCGTGGGAGGACTCCAGATAGAAGATGCCGTTTTCTTTTCCCGGCGACTGGAGGCTCTCGGTATCGACGCCATAGAGGTGAGCGCGGGCACCTCCGGTTCTGGCGAAGGTGTGCCGGTTCGCAAGGCGATCA comes from bacterium and encodes:
- a CDS encoding NADH:flavin oxidoreductase codes for the protein MKKTLFDPVHIGSMELCNRFVRSATWEGMCDEHGRPTARLAELYREMAQGGVGLIITGYTVVHPRGRQMTGAIGACSDKQIPVLSTLTEAVHGAGGKLMAQLFHAGAQTSVRTIGEPPVGPSQVESPFYSGVPEAMTMGQVDEVVTSFGQSARRAREAGFDGVQLHGAHGYLINQFLSPLTNVRTDKYGGSLNNRFRFLEEVYRSVREQVGPDFPVAIKLTGSDNLVGGLQIEDAVFFSRRLEALGIDAIEVSAGTSGSGEGVPVRKAINSQDKEGYNAGLARRISEEVSVPVMLVGGLRSFSVIKKLLDEKVADLFSLSRPLIREPDLVNIWRKDPGHRSTCTSCNLCFRPGMREGGIYCVPEKRLREKNP